A window of the Cystobacter fuscus genome harbors these coding sequences:
- a CDS encoding DUF1993 domain-containing protein has translation MSLSMYQASVPVFIHMLDNLSAILGKAVSYAETKKIEPSVLINARLAPDMLPLSFQLRMTCESAKYCATQLAGMEPTQQPDTESTFADWQARITKTIDFLKSLKAEQIDGSEERTVIIKMRTQEMRLQGQPFLLTFALPNFYFHLTTAYAILRHNGLDIGKMDFLGRH, from the coding sequence ATGTCCCTGTCCATGTACCAGGCGTCCGTCCCCGTCTTCATCCACATGCTAGACAACCTGTCGGCGATCCTCGGCAAGGCCGTCTCCTATGCCGAGACGAAGAAGATCGAGCCGAGCGTCCTCATCAATGCCCGGCTGGCGCCCGACATGCTTCCCCTGTCCTTCCAACTGCGGATGACCTGTGAGTCCGCGAAGTACTGTGCCACCCAGTTGGCGGGGATGGAGCCCACCCAGCAGCCCGACACGGAGTCGACCTTCGCCGACTGGCAGGCGCGCATCACCAAGACAATCGACTTCCTGAAGAGCCTGAAGGCGGAGCAGATCGACGGCAGCGAGGAGCGCACCGTCATCATCAAAATGCGCACCCAGGAGATGCGGCTCCAGGGGCAGCCCTTCCTGCTCACCTTCGCGCTGCCCAACTTCTATTTCCACCTCACCACGGCGTACGCTATCCTGCGTCACAACGGGCTGGACATCGGCAAGATGGACTTCCTCGGCCGCCACTGA
- a CDS encoding SDR family NAD(P)-dependent oxidoreductase, whose product MGSLKGKTAIITGGGSGIGFAIAERYTREGAQVVLAGRNQQRLDKAVEKLGRAARGVVTDVADEAQVERLIDSVPRIDLLVTCAGGAVFGPVEQVPRKSWSELFDARFFGQLSACHHAVPKMPPGSAIVLCSGVAGHAALVNYSGGAALCGAVNAMGRSLAVELAPKGIRVNVLSPGLTRGTDIDWQVPPEKLDAFMSSLMERIPLKRTATAREMADAAFFLATNAYATGVVLDIDGGWTAV is encoded by the coding sequence ATGGGCTCATTGAAAGGAAAGACCGCCATCATCACGGGCGGTGGCTCGGGTATTGGTTTCGCCATCGCGGAGCGCTACACGCGCGAGGGAGCACAGGTGGTGCTCGCCGGGCGGAACCAGCAGCGGCTGGACAAGGCGGTGGAAAAGCTTGGCCGGGCCGCACGAGGTGTCGTGACGGACGTCGCCGACGAGGCCCAGGTCGAGCGGCTCATCGACTCCGTGCCCCGGATTGATCTGCTGGTGACATGCGCCGGAGGCGCGGTGTTCGGGCCGGTGGAGCAGGTGCCACGCAAGTCGTGGAGTGAGCTGTTCGACGCGCGCTTCTTCGGTCAGCTCTCCGCCTGCCATCACGCCGTCCCGAAGATGCCCCCGGGCAGCGCCATCGTGCTGTGCTCGGGCGTGGCGGGCCATGCGGCCCTGGTGAACTACTCCGGGGGCGCGGCCCTGTGCGGCGCGGTCAACGCCATGGGGCGTTCGCTCGCGGTCGAGCTGGCCCCCAAGGGCATCCGGGTAAACGTCCTGTCGCCCGGACTGACACGTGGCACCGACATCGACTGGCAGGTGCCCCCCGAGAAGCTCGATGCGTTCATGTCCAGCCTCATGGAGCGCATCCCCCTGAAGCGCACGGCGACGGCGCGTGAAATGGCGGATGCCGCCTTCTTCCTGGCGACGAATGCCTATGCCACCGGCGTGGTGCTCGACATCGATGGGGGCTGGACGGCGGTCTGA
- a CDS encoding trifunctional serine/threonine-protein kinase/ATP-binding protein/sensor histidine kinase — MLSIPGYTLRGALKATGTNLLFHALRDVDGLPLIVKTPMAAVGPRESERYHREFNILQRIRDVRGVLRAHACEQLQDRPSLLLEEVEGDVLSALTGKPFPVRNVLDMAISLTTTLAEIHRRGVIHKDIKPSNIILTPSGEARLIDFGTATLQMVEHVDAAPTTLIEGTLAYMSPEQTGRMNRSVDYRTDFYSLGVTLYELLTGIRPFHGRDALEWFHVHMAVEPQPLTERVADIPPVLSAIVLKLLAKVAEERYQSADGLKADLERCRDNLLRDQHEDFPPGMYDFPTRFQLPQRLYGRDAHATALIQGFERVARSGQPELILVRGYSGSGKSAVVHELHKPVVRHRSFFLSGKFEQFQQASPYATLAQAIRGLTQQLLAGSDESLARWRERLQEAWEGQGQVLVDVVPQLELVAGKQPPATELPTAEAQHRFNRVFRKFLGLFATSEHPLVLFLDDLQWADPASLQLLHHLLTHADTPPILLIGAYRDNEVGPSHPLARALEGMRTAGARTQDLLLEPLGLEEVRQLVTDALPGAGEELIAPLSALTIEKTGGNPFFLLQFLLTLHQDGLLVHAPDGTWRWDEDGVRARGYSDNVVDFMVGKLRQLPSGTQHLLRLAACVGNSFPLQMLSTLCGDTEAASLERDLEPAFQENLLVRTGADQGRFSHDRIQQAAYALIEEQERKLVHLRIGRMLLTNLPPEVLQEKLFDVVSQLNAGAELIHDDAERLRVAHLNAEAGRRAKASIALRSAITYFTHAFQLLPGDPWETEPVLAFKLSLEHASCKFMSGNAAGALQLVISFLGHARTRGDIAAVYCLKTDILIGMGNIQTAVTCLLEGLALVGMPMSPHPTWEEVEAANAEVWALLGERPIESLVTLPPMTDPDMEAVMSLLGAMYAPAFVTDTNLLILHLSRMVALSLRHGNTAASVHGYSWYGVVLGPAFKRFPEGHAFGQLACALAESRGFTALRAKALYGLEIISYWTQPLSIALGLVREAFQQALQSSDSQIAGYCCNHIVTDRFLLGHELEEVYRESVANLHFTRGADFLDSGDIIYFTQRHVQQLRGLTASFGTMNGEDFDEETFEAGLTPQRMSTMRCWYWLIKAQSRYMSGAYPEALEYANKSQELSWSSLGHIQLMDLHLFRALALAACCARMTPEKRQQALAELGRHQQQLAEWARHCPSTFLAPERLVAAELARLTGQRDEAIQAYEHAVQSAREHGFLQRAALAYELAARFWREQHVPTIAEAYARKAREAYLRWGAQGKVQHMESEWPLLATPEPGARNVSDTSSTRIDALTLVKAQQAISEEIVLERLVASLLHIAMENAGAQRGALLLPQDGKLAIAALSGTVSGQPTTGGAESYLPWTVISYVKRTREHVLIGDASQPHPFSSDAWLEQSHARSVLCLPLLRREEFRGVLYLENTLATNAFTPGRIALLGHLASQAAISIENARLYADVQNAEAALRRSNDELEKHVEERTRELKRTQVRLVDAARAAGMAEIAANVLHNVGNVLTSAVINLQVVRETMNASRLGRLKQVTHMLDEHHDDLAGFFARDIRGAQLPGYLSALTEELLRERASLQEGMAAMDKHIEHIRAIVQVQQTYAHSTLVTEECDLARLVEDALSLQRASLQRHGITVTKELSPVPKVCLDKHKVLQILINLISNAKHAMNPMPEPQRHLRVRLDTEGNTARIQIVDNGMGIMPEIRSRLFGQGFTTRTGGHGLGLHSSALEARILGGSISLESEGPGKGATAILKIPLS, encoded by the coding sequence ATGCTCTCCATCCCAGGCTACACCCTTCGAGGGGCCCTCAAGGCCACCGGGACCAACCTGCTCTTCCACGCCCTGCGGGACGTGGATGGACTGCCACTCATCGTCAAGACGCCCATGGCCGCCGTCGGGCCGCGTGAGAGCGAGCGCTATCACCGCGAGTTCAACATCCTCCAGCGCATCCGAGACGTACGGGGCGTGCTTCGGGCCCATGCCTGCGAACAGCTCCAGGATCGGCCGAGTCTGTTGTTGGAGGAGGTGGAAGGAGACGTGCTGTCCGCGCTCACGGGCAAGCCCTTCCCCGTGCGCAACGTGCTGGACATGGCCATCTCCCTGACGACCACCCTGGCCGAGATCCATCGCCGCGGCGTCATCCACAAGGACATCAAACCCTCCAACATCATCCTCACGCCCTCGGGGGAGGCGCGCCTCATCGACTTCGGCACCGCCACCCTCCAGATGGTCGAGCACGTGGACGCGGCGCCGACCACACTCATCGAGGGAACCCTGGCCTACATGTCGCCCGAGCAGACCGGGCGGATGAACCGCTCGGTGGACTACCGCACCGACTTCTACTCGCTGGGCGTCACCCTCTACGAGCTGCTGACGGGCATCCGCCCCTTCCATGGGCGTGACGCGCTCGAGTGGTTCCACGTCCACATGGCGGTGGAGCCCCAGCCGCTCACCGAGCGCGTCGCGGACATTCCTCCCGTGCTGTCCGCCATCGTGCTCAAGCTGCTGGCCAAGGTCGCCGAGGAGCGCTACCAGAGCGCCGACGGGCTGAAGGCGGACCTGGAGCGCTGCCGGGACAACCTGCTGCGGGACCAGCACGAAGACTTCCCCCCGGGGATGTACGACTTTCCCACCCGCTTCCAGCTCCCCCAACGCCTCTATGGGCGCGACGCCCATGCCACCGCGCTGATCCAGGGCTTCGAGCGCGTCGCCCGGAGCGGACAGCCCGAGCTCATCCTGGTGCGCGGCTATTCCGGCAGCGGCAAGTCCGCGGTGGTGCACGAGCTGCACAAGCCCGTGGTACGCCACCGCAGCTTCTTCCTGAGCGGCAAGTTCGAGCAGTTCCAGCAGGCCAGCCCCTACGCCACCCTGGCGCAGGCCATCCGCGGGCTGACGCAGCAACTGCTCGCGGGCAGCGACGAGTCCCTGGCGCGGTGGCGCGAGCGCCTCCAGGAAGCCTGGGAGGGGCAGGGACAGGTGCTCGTGGACGTGGTGCCCCAGCTCGAGCTCGTCGCGGGCAAGCAACCCCCCGCCACGGAGCTGCCGACCGCCGAGGCCCAACACCGCTTCAACCGGGTGTTCCGCAAGTTCCTCGGCCTCTTCGCCACCTCGGAGCATCCACTGGTCCTCTTCCTGGATGACCTGCAGTGGGCCGACCCCGCCAGCCTTCAACTCCTCCATCACCTGCTCACCCACGCGGACACGCCGCCCATCCTGCTCATCGGCGCCTACCGCGACAACGAGGTGGGCCCCTCCCATCCCCTGGCTCGCGCGCTCGAGGGGATGCGCACGGCCGGCGCGCGCACGCAGGATCTCCTGCTCGAACCCCTGGGGCTCGAGGAGGTGCGGCAGCTCGTCACGGACGCGCTGCCCGGCGCGGGCGAGGAGCTCATCGCTCCGCTCTCGGCGCTGACCATCGAGAAGACCGGAGGCAACCCCTTCTTCCTGCTGCAGTTCCTGCTCACGCTCCACCAGGATGGACTCCTGGTGCACGCCCCCGACGGCACCTGGCGGTGGGACGAGGACGGAGTCCGGGCCCGGGGCTACTCGGACAACGTCGTCGACTTCATGGTGGGCAAGCTGCGTCAGCTCCCCTCCGGCACCCAGCACCTGCTGCGGCTGGCCGCCTGCGTGGGCAACTCCTTCCCGCTCCAGATGCTGAGCACCCTGTGCGGCGACACGGAGGCCGCCTCACTGGAGCGGGACCTGGAGCCCGCCTTCCAGGAGAACCTGCTGGTGCGCACCGGCGCGGATCAAGGCCGGTTCAGCCATGACCGCATCCAGCAGGCCGCCTATGCCCTCATCGAGGAGCAGGAGCGCAAGCTCGTCCACCTGCGGATCGGCCGCATGCTGCTGACGAACCTGCCCCCGGAGGTCCTGCAGGAGAAGCTCTTCGATGTCGTGAGCCAGCTCAACGCCGGAGCGGAGCTGATCCACGACGACGCGGAGCGCCTGCGCGTGGCCCACCTGAACGCCGAGGCGGGCCGGCGGGCCAAGGCCTCGATCGCGCTGCGCTCGGCCATCACCTACTTCACCCATGCCTTCCAGCTGCTCCCCGGCGACCCCTGGGAGACGGAGCCCGTGCTCGCCTTCAAGCTGAGCCTGGAGCACGCCAGCTGCAAGTTCATGAGCGGCAATGCCGCCGGCGCCCTGCAATTGGTGATCAGCTTCCTGGGCCACGCCCGCACCCGCGGAGACATCGCGGCGGTGTACTGCCTGAAGACCGACATCCTCATCGGCATGGGCAACATCCAGACCGCCGTGACGTGCCTGCTGGAAGGACTGGCCCTGGTGGGCATGCCCATGTCCCCGCACCCCACCTGGGAGGAGGTGGAGGCCGCCAACGCGGAGGTGTGGGCCCTGTTGGGAGAGCGTCCCATCGAGAGCCTCGTCACGCTGCCCCCCATGACGGATCCGGACATGGAGGCGGTGATGAGCCTGCTGGGCGCCATGTATGCGCCCGCGTTCGTCACGGACACGAATCTGCTCATCCTCCACCTCAGCCGGATGGTCGCGCTCAGCCTCCGTCATGGCAACACGGCCGCCTCCGTGCACGGCTACTCCTGGTACGGAGTGGTGCTCGGCCCCGCCTTCAAGCGCTTCCCGGAGGGCCATGCCTTCGGCCAGCTCGCGTGCGCGCTCGCCGAGAGCCGGGGGTTCACCGCCCTGCGGGCCAAGGCGCTCTACGGCCTGGAGATCATCAGCTACTGGACCCAGCCCCTGTCCATCGCGCTGGGGCTCGTCCGCGAGGCCTTCCAACAGGCGCTCCAGAGCAGTGACAGCCAGATCGCCGGCTACTGCTGCAACCACATCGTCACGGACCGCTTCCTCCTGGGGCACGAGCTGGAGGAGGTCTACCGGGAGTCGGTGGCGAACCTGCACTTCACCCGGGGAGCCGACTTCCTGGACTCGGGCGACATCATCTATTTCACCCAACGCCATGTGCAGCAGCTGCGCGGTCTCACGGCCTCGTTCGGCACGATGAATGGCGAGGACTTCGACGAGGAGACCTTCGAGGCCGGGTTGACGCCGCAACGCATGAGCACCATGCGCTGCTGGTACTGGCTCATCAAGGCGCAGTCGCGCTACATGAGCGGCGCGTACCCGGAGGCACTCGAGTACGCCAACAAGAGCCAGGAGCTGAGCTGGTCCTCGCTCGGACACATCCAGCTCATGGACCTGCACCTCTTCCGCGCCCTGGCCCTGGCCGCCTGCTGCGCGAGGATGACGCCCGAGAAGCGGCAGCAGGCCCTCGCGGAGCTAGGGCGGCACCAGCAACAACTGGCGGAGTGGGCCCGGCACTGTCCCTCGACCTTCCTCGCCCCCGAGCGGCTCGTCGCCGCGGAGCTCGCCCGGCTCACGGGCCAGCGGGACGAGGCGATCCAGGCCTACGAGCACGCCGTGCAGTCCGCGCGCGAGCACGGCTTCCTCCAGCGGGCCGCCCTCGCGTACGAGCTGGCCGCCCGCTTCTGGCGCGAGCAGCACGTCCCCACCATCGCCGAGGCCTACGCCCGCAAGGCCCGCGAGGCCTACCTCCGCTGGGGAGCGCAGGGCAAGGTGCAGCACATGGAATCGGAATGGCCTTTGCTGGCCACTCCCGAGCCCGGCGCGCGCAACGTCTCGGACACCAGCTCGACGCGGATCGACGCGCTCACCCTGGTGAAGGCCCAGCAGGCCATCTCCGAGGAAATCGTCCTCGAGCGGCTGGTGGCCTCGCTGTTGCACATCGCCATGGAGAACGCCGGGGCACAGCGCGGCGCCTTGCTGTTGCCGCAAGACGGCAAGCTCGCGATCGCGGCGCTGTCGGGCACCGTCTCCGGACAGCCCACCACCGGCGGCGCCGAGTCCTACCTGCCCTGGACCGTCATCTCCTACGTCAAGCGCACGCGCGAGCACGTGCTCATTGGTGACGCCTCCCAACCCCATCCCTTCTCGTCCGACGCCTGGCTCGAGCAGAGCCACGCCCGCTCGGTGCTCTGCCTGCCACTGCTGCGCCGGGAGGAGTTCCGCGGGGTGCTGTACCTGGAGAACACCCTGGCCACCAATGCCTTCACCCCGGGCCGCATCGCGCTGCTCGGCCACCTGGCCTCCCAGGCCGCCATCTCCATCGAGAACGCGCGGCTGTACGCCGACGTGCAGAACGCCGAGGCCGCCCTGCGCCGCTCCAACGACGAGCTGGAGAAGCACGTGGAGGAGCGCACGCGCGAGCTCAAGCGCACCCAGGTGCGCCTGGTGGACGCCGCGCGCGCCGCGGGCATGGCCGAGATCGCCGCCAACGTGCTGCACAACGTGGGCAACGTCCTCACCAGCGCCGTCATCAATCTCCAGGTGGTGCGTGAGACGATGAACGCCTCGCGCCTGGGACGGCTCAAGCAGGTCACCCACATGCTCGACGAGCATCACGACGATCTCGCGGGCTTCTTCGCCCGGGATATCCGCGGCGCGCAGCTCCCCGGCTACCTGTCCGCGCTCACCGAGGAGCTCCTGCGCGAGCGCGCCTCGCTCCAGGAGGGCATGGCCGCCATGGACAAGCACATCGAGCACATCCGGGCCATCGTCCAGGTCCAGCAGACCTATGCCCACAGCACCCTCGTCACCGAGGAGTGCGACCTCGCACGGCTCGTCGAGGATGCCCTGAGCCTCCAGCGGGCCTCGCTCCAGCGCCACGGCATCACCGTCACCAAGGAGCTCTCCCCCGTCCCCAAGGTCTGTCTGGACAAACACAAGGTGTTGCAGATCCTCATCAACCTCATCAGCAACGCCAAACATGCCATGAATCCCATGCCCGAGCCGCAGCGCCACCTGCGCGTGCGGCTGGACACGGAAGGCAACACCGCGCGCATCCAGATTGTCGACAATGGCATGGGCATCATGCCGGAGATTCGTAGCCGGCTCTTCGGCCAGGGCTTCACCACACGCACCGGTGGGCATGGGCTGGGCCTGCACTCCAGCGCGCTGGAGGCGCGGATCCTCGGGGGGAGCATCAGCCTGGAGAGCGAAGGGCCCGGCAAGGGCGCCACGGCCATCCTCAAGATTCCCCTCTCCTGA
- the pqqF gene encoding pyrroloquinoline quinone biosynthesis protein PqqF, translated as MTESSDQGRESLVLAHGLRVRLRHEPRLRRAAAWLRVEAGSHDVDAQWPGLAHFLEHLVFLGTERFPREQGLMAFVQHHGGQVNARTSERTTDYFFELPQAVFGEGLERLCDMLARPRLAIEDQQREREVLHAEFIAWSRDTQAQHLFCLAGGVSARHPLRAFHAGNRDSLPVASPEFQQALHDFHRRYYRTGQMTLQLVGPQPPRILAGLATDADAALAAGPRNANAPVETLLGDPGEPPPTSDPRRLNLLFACDGLPPGTDEALRFLEPWAGSAHPGGLLAELRRLGWAQSLSLSPLYQYADQALVNFEVQLTEAGQQSRAEAQTLCFDWLKYFQSHAGWEPLREEYRLLRSRQSQTEGALELARRLAHGESSELPDEAVPALRALLERFTPQALLAPGAQALDEPPLLPPFGPWRLPPRNRFLRGQHRPTQAGPRIAALEQGELEPNRGLEGGVHLRWRLANRHHAALWHMLDASLRRLGEEARQAGVQLEFSRLGLDWQLRLYGVREPIPAILEQAEELLQRPTPESWHQASPPPRQQVPIRELLAQWPEHALGHHRPARNDSSELHPEALQRLWQQARWDGLVLGFDEADRLALDAVAARLPGSASNDLRQPSTLPGRANWSQVTCGSDEHALLVWCPAPSVSIEDEAAWRALAQLIQVPFYQRLRTELQLGYAVFSAFRQLAGRPGLLFGVQSPGSDCAALWGHIAEFLDALPERLAQWPGTRLREQCAALADSLDGGNLGLAQRLEMQWQARLTDPSSDYSNTLRLRESAKLRESVGQLDGSTLVEAAHRLLASQVSWTALATGPCPGASWYEAV; from the coding sequence ATGACCGAATCCAGCGACCAGGGCCGCGAAAGCCTTGTCCTCGCCCATGGCTTGCGCGTGCGCCTGCGTCATGAGCCCCGCCTGCGTCGTGCCGCCGCATGGCTGCGGGTCGAGGCCGGCAGCCACGACGTCGACGCGCAGTGGCCGGGGCTGGCGCACTTCCTCGAGCACCTGGTGTTCCTCGGCACGGAGCGCTTCCCGCGCGAACAAGGGTTGATGGCCTTCGTCCAGCACCATGGTGGACAGGTCAACGCGCGCACCAGCGAACGCACCACCGACTATTTCTTCGAGTTGCCCCAGGCGGTGTTCGGCGAGGGCCTGGAGCGGCTGTGCGACATGCTGGCCCGGCCGCGCCTGGCCATCGAAGACCAGCAACGCGAGCGCGAAGTGCTGCATGCCGAGTTCATCGCCTGGTCGCGCGATACCCAGGCCCAGCACCTGTTCTGCCTGGCCGGCGGAGTCTCGGCCCGCCATCCGCTGCGCGCCTTCCATGCCGGCAACCGCGACAGCCTGCCGGTGGCCAGCCCCGAGTTCCAGCAGGCGCTGCACGACTTCCATCGGCGCTACTACCGCACCGGGCAGATGACCTTGCAATTGGTCGGGCCGCAGCCGCCGCGGATTCTCGCGGGGCTGGCCACGGACGCCGATGCCGCACTGGCCGCGGGCCCGCGCAACGCCAATGCACCCGTGGAGACGCTGCTGGGCGACCCGGGCGAGCCTCCGCCGACCAGCGACCCGCGACGGCTCAACCTGCTGTTCGCATGCGACGGCCTGCCGCCCGGCACGGACGAGGCGCTGCGTTTCCTGGAACCGTGGGCCGGATCCGCTCATCCCGGCGGATTGCTGGCCGAACTGCGACGCCTGGGCTGGGCCCAGAGCCTGTCGCTGAGTCCGCTGTACCAGTACGCCGACCAGGCCCTGGTCAACTTCGAAGTGCAGCTGACCGAAGCCGGACAGCAATCCCGGGCGGAGGCCCAGACACTGTGCTTCGACTGGCTGAAGTACTTCCAGTCCCATGCCGGTTGGGAGCCCCTGCGCGAGGAGTATCGCCTGCTGCGCAGCCGCCAGTCGCAGACCGAGGGTGCGCTGGAGCTGGCCCGGCGCCTGGCCCATGGAGAATCTTCGGAACTGCCGGACGAAGCCGTCCCGGCCTTGCGAGCATTGCTCGAACGTTTCACGCCCCAGGCACTGCTCGCCCCCGGCGCCCAGGCGCTGGACGAACCGCCCCTGCTGCCGCCGTTCGGTCCCTGGCGCCTGCCGCCGCGCAACCGTTTCCTGCGTGGCCAGCACCGGCCGACCCAGGCCGGTCCTCGAATCGCGGCCCTGGAGCAGGGCGAGCTCGAACCGAACCGCGGCCTGGAGGGCGGCGTGCACCTGCGCTGGCGCCTGGCCAACCGGCATCACGCCGCGCTGTGGCACATGCTCGACGCCAGCCTGCGCCGGCTCGGCGAAGAAGCCCGCCAGGCTGGTGTGCAACTGGAATTCTCACGCCTGGGTCTGGACTGGCAATTGCGCCTGTACGGCGTACGCGAGCCGATCCCGGCGATCCTCGAACAGGCAGAGGAATTGCTGCAACGCCCGACACCTGAGAGCTGGCACCAGGCCAGCCCCCCTCCGCGCCAGCAGGTACCGATCCGCGAGCTGCTCGCCCAGTGGCCCGAGCATGCGCTGGGCCACCACCGCCCGGCGCGCAACGACAGCAGCGAGCTGCACCCCGAAGCGCTGCAACGGCTGTGGCAGCAGGCGCGCTGGGATGGTCTGGTGCTGGGCTTCGACGAAGCCGACCGGCTCGCCCTGGACGCCGTGGCCGCGCGCCTGCCGGGCAGCGCCTCGAACGATCTCCGCCAGCCGTCCACACTGCCCGGCCGAGCCAACTGGAGCCAGGTGACCTGCGGTTCGGACGAACATGCACTGCTGGTGTGGTGTCCGGCACCGAGCGTGTCGATCGAGGACGAGGCGGCCTGGCGCGCACTCGCCCAGTTGATCCAGGTGCCCTTCTACCAGCGCCTGCGAACCGAACTCCAGTTGGGCTATGCGGTGTTCAGCGCATTCCGCCAGCTGGCCGGCCGCCCCGGACTGTTGTTTGGTGTGCAGTCACCCGGCAGCGACTGTGCGGCCTTGTGGGGGCACATCGCCGAATTCCTCGATGCCCTGCCCGAGCGTCTCGCGCAATGGCCGGGGACAAGACTGCGCGAGCAATGCGCGGCGCTGGCCGACAGCCTCGACGGCGGCAACCTCGGGCTGGCGCAGCGACTCGAGATGCAGTGGCAAGCAAGATTGACCGACCCTTCGTCGGATTATTCCAATACATTGAGATTGAGAGAATCGGCGAAATTGAGAGAATCGGTCGGTCAACTGGATGGGTCGACGCTGGTCGAGGCGGCTCATCGACTGTTGGCCAGCCAGGTGAGCTGGACCGCGCTGGCGACCGGGCCTTGCCCGGGTGCGTCTTGGTATGAGGCAGTCTGA